A stretch of the Lytechinus variegatus isolate NC3 chromosome 5, Lvar_3.0, whole genome shotgun sequence genome encodes the following:
- the LOC121414991 gene encoding uncharacterized protein LOC121414991, which yields MSGKRKSLKNNSGDNEETNENYLLSLIKNELGKLSNSLNAKLTVLEQSIDSIREGQSSIVNSLSFLNEKFEEMKLKAEKIEKENRELKEQNICLQKRFSELTFQLNELDQYHRRVNLEVAGVPERQGEVPERIVLNIAKHSPELAASDFDVVHRLGSKRQADNKARPIIVRFTTRRARNIMYDGRRKLKTLSTKDLGYNSDGKIYLNENLIASTKELMKDVNKARRDAGYKFLWTQNGRIYVRKDEKCQPIIIHSREDFSKL from the coding sequence ATGTCTGGGAAGAGAAAGTCGTTGAAAAACAACTCTGGTGATAATGAAGAGACGAATGAAAACTATCTTCTATCACTGATCAAGAATGAGCTAGGGAAACTTtccaattccttgaatgctaagTTGACCGTCTTGGAGCAGTCGATCGACAGTATACGAGAGGGACAAAGTAGCATTGTCAACTCGCTGTCGTTCCTCAACGAGAAATTTGAGGAAATGAAGTTGAAGGCCGAGAAGATagaaaaggaaaacagagaactGAAGGAACAAAACATCTGTCTTCAGAAGAGATTCAGTGAGTTGACCTTCCAGCTTAACGAACTTGACCAGTACCACAGAAGAGTCAACTTGGAGGTGGCAGGTGTACCAGAACGACAGGGCGAGGTTCCTGAAAGAATCGTACTTAATATCGCGAAACACAGCCCTGAGCTTGCAGCATCCGACTTCGATGTGGTTCATCGGCTGGGTTCCAAACGCCAAGCTGATAACAAAGCCCGCCCAATCATCGTGCGATTCACCACAAGACGAGCTCGGAACATCATGTACGATGGGAGAAGGAAGCTGAAGACTCTCTCCACAAAGGATCTTGGATACAACAGCGATGGCAAGATCTACCTCAATGAAAACTTGATCGCTTCCACTAAGGAGCTAATGAAAGATGTCAACAAGGCCCGCCGAGATGCCGGATACAAGTTCCTGTGGACCCAGAATGGCCGAATCTATGTAAGGAAGGATGAGAAGTGTcaacccatcatcattcattccagAGAGGACTTTTCTAAGCTGTAG